One genomic region from Robbsia betulipollinis encodes:
- a CDS encoding ABC transporter substrate-binding protein: MRRALATLAMLAMAATLSAPAHAAALPAAITSRGILQTAVVPNYPPLEFRDSASGTLTGFDIELGDALAAKLGVKMGWQETNFEQMLSSVKTGRLDIVLSGMSDLPARRDTVDFIDYLRSGVQFFTQASHAQAYGRMTALCGKSVGASRRTSLPGEIKTWSDAHCVAARLPPINVVGTEGSADARTQLRQGRIDAAVQGSETLPFIMKNEPNTYAAIGEPIRWTLIGIAVGKDQVALRDALSQALGALMADGTYRKLLDKWQLGPNGVAAPQLNQGQ, encoded by the coding sequence ATGCGTCGTGCACTTGCCACCCTGGCCATGCTGGCCATGGCCGCCACGTTGTCTGCGCCGGCCCATGCCGCGGCACTGCCCGCGGCGATCACCTCGCGCGGCATCCTCCAGACGGCGGTCGTGCCGAATTATCCGCCGCTGGAATTTCGCGATTCCGCCAGCGGCACGCTGACCGGCTTCGACATCGAACTGGGTGACGCGCTCGCGGCGAAGCTCGGCGTGAAGATGGGATGGCAGGAAACCAACTTCGAGCAGATGCTCAGCAGCGTCAAAACCGGCCGTCTCGATATCGTGCTGTCGGGCATGTCGGATCTGCCCGCGCGCCGCGACACCGTGGACTTCATCGATTACCTGCGTTCCGGCGTACAGTTCTTCACGCAGGCGAGTCACGCGCAGGCCTACGGCAGGATGACGGCGCTGTGCGGCAAATCCGTGGGTGCGAGCCGGCGCACCAGCCTGCCCGGAGAAATCAAGACGTGGAGCGATGCGCATTGCGTCGCCGCCAGGCTGCCGCCGATCAATGTCGTGGGCACCGAGGGCTCGGCCGATGCGCGCACGCAGTTGCGCCAGGGCCGTATCGATGCCGCGGTGCAGGGTAGCGAAACCCTGCCTTTCATCATGAAGAACGAGCCGAACACGTATGCGGCGATCGGCGAGCCGATTCGCTGGACGCTGATCGGCATCGCCGTCGGCAAGGATCAGGTCGCGCTGCGCGATGCCCTGTCCCAGGCGCTGGGCGCGCTGATGGCCGACGGTACCTATCGCAAGCTGCTCGACAAATGGCAGCTCGGGCCCAACGGCGTTGCCGCGCCCCAGCTCAATCAAGGTCAATGA
- a CDS encoding amino acid ABC transporter permease, producing the protein MPTHELPLISQARLPDVTAYRIVPRRYWGRWLAAVILVALVAGLLRAFAHGDIEWGTVGRFLTAPVILKGLANTVAMSVAAMALGIAFGVCAAIMRMSTNPVLRGVSSAYVWLFRGTPVILQLLLWFNLALVFPTLGIEGLWQVRTVQVMTPMLAALLGLSINQGAYTAEVVRAGLLSVDPGQVEAAKAIGMTGMRALQRIIFPQAMRVIIPPLGNEFIGMVKLTSLASVIQFTEILHNAQNIYYANSRVIELLIVAAIWYVAVITVLTPLQMLLERRFARGTRGGR; encoded by the coding sequence ATGCCGACACACGAACTTCCGCTGATTTCGCAGGCACGCTTGCCCGACGTCACCGCCTACCGCATCGTGCCGCGCCGCTACTGGGGGCGCTGGCTGGCGGCCGTGATCCTCGTCGCCCTGGTAGCTGGCCTGTTGCGCGCGTTCGCCCATGGAGACATCGAATGGGGCACCGTCGGCCGTTTCCTGACCGCGCCTGTGATCCTCAAAGGGCTGGCGAACACGGTCGCGATGTCGGTGGCGGCGATGGCGTTGGGGATCGCGTTCGGCGTTTGCGCGGCGATCATGCGCATGTCCACGAACCCGGTGCTGCGCGGTGTGTCGAGCGCCTATGTCTGGCTGTTTCGCGGCACGCCCGTGATCCTGCAACTGCTGCTGTGGTTCAACCTGGCGCTGGTGTTTCCGACGCTCGGCATCGAGGGCCTATGGCAGGTTCGCACCGTGCAGGTGATGACGCCGATGCTGGCGGCCCTGCTGGGCCTGAGCATCAACCAGGGCGCCTATACCGCCGAGGTGGTGCGGGCCGGATTGCTGTCGGTCGACCCCGGCCAGGTGGAGGCGGCGAAGGCGATCGGCATGACCGGGATGCGGGCGCTGCAACGCATCATTTTCCCGCAAGCCATGCGCGTCATCATTCCGCCGCTGGGCAATGAATTCATCGGCATGGTCAAGCTGACCTCGCTGGCCAGCGTGATTCAGTTCACCGAGATCCTGCATAACGCGCAGAACATCTACTACGCGAATTCGCGCGTGATCGAATTGTTGATCGTCGCGGCGATCTGGTACGTGGCGGTGATCACGGTGCTGACGCCGTTGCAGATGCTGCTCGAGCGCCGTTTCGCGCGCGGCACGCGAGGTGGGCGATGA
- a CDS encoding LysR substrate-binding domain-containing protein: MNYDDTPQRRLTMSLRQIEIFRAIMIAGSISEAARSLLIAQPSVSRVLQLTEERLGFLLFERSRGRLFPTPEAKRIFEEVEVAYDGIQRVDDLVRALVAGRGGKLTVVCSPSLGVHVVPRAIARFNRLYPELPVHFEPLTHNNLVPRVLFGEHYLGITMFEVAHPNVQTEPLSTVPIVCAVPLGQAGAKTTLTLSDLHGQPWIDYGHDTPLGRVVGAAFGDMPRPAPIVEVRSAISACALVQEGVGVALIDPFCVDALARTRIDVRPLAPGRTLTVRAAYSRAEPLSHSARGFLRLLRELLDEDLRQAPH, translated from the coding sequence TTGAATTACGATGACACGCCGCAACGCCGGCTGACGATGAGCCTGCGTCAGATCGAGATATTTCGCGCCATCATGATCGCGGGTTCGATCAGCGAGGCGGCGCGGTCGCTGTTGATCGCCCAGCCTTCGGTCAGCCGGGTCCTGCAATTGACCGAGGAACGGCTTGGCTTCCTGCTGTTCGAACGCAGCCGCGGCCGCCTGTTTCCGACGCCCGAGGCGAAACGCATCTTCGAGGAGGTGGAAGTCGCCTATGACGGCATCCAGCGGGTCGACGATCTCGTGCGCGCGCTGGTGGCCGGTCGCGGCGGCAAGCTGACGGTGGTATGCAGCCCGAGTCTGGGCGTGCACGTCGTGCCACGCGCGATCGCACGGTTCAACCGGCTCTATCCCGAATTACCGGTGCACTTCGAGCCCCTGACGCACAACAATCTGGTGCCGCGCGTCCTGTTCGGCGAACACTATCTGGGCATCACGATGTTCGAGGTGGCGCACCCGAATGTGCAAACCGAACCGCTGAGCACGGTGCCGATAGTCTGCGCGGTGCCGCTTGGCCAGGCCGGTGCGAAGACGACACTGACACTGTCGGACCTGCACGGGCAGCCTTGGATCGATTACGGTCATGACACGCCGCTGGGCCGCGTGGTAGGCGCCGCCTTCGGCGATATGCCGCGGCCCGCGCCGATCGTCGAGGTGCGTTCGGCGATCAGCGCCTGCGCCCTCGTGCAGGAGGGAGTGGGCGTGGCGCTGATCGATCCCTTCTGCGTGGATGCCCTGGCCCGCACGCGGATCGACGTCCGCCCGCTGGCCCCAGGCCGGACGTTGACGGTGCGGGCCGCCTACTCGCGCGCGGAGCCACTCTCTCATTCGGCCCGCGGTTTTCTGCGGCTGCTGCGCGAACTGCTTGACGAAGATCTTCGGCAAGCCCCCCATTGA
- a CDS encoding amino acid ABC transporter ATP-binding protein, with amino-acid sequence MSLPLQADAVPIVSIDRVSKRFGDFQALREVSVDVAQGEVLCLIGASGSGKTTLLRCINQLVGIDSGAIWVDRQLAGYRISGHRLHRLPERDIARQRLSTGMVFQRFNLFPHMTALENVMEGPVQILRRPRAEVAAEAATLLDRVGLAAKRDAFPAQLSGGQQQRVAIARALAMQPKVMLFDEPTSALDPEMVGEVLAVMRTLARSGMTMIIVTHELAFAREVADRVLFMDAGAIVEQGPAVEVLNTPREARTRAFLAAVL; translated from the coding sequence ATGAGCTTGCCGCTGCAAGCCGATGCGGTACCGATCGTTTCGATCGACCGTGTCTCGAAGCGCTTCGGCGATTTCCAGGCGCTGCGCGAGGTATCGGTCGACGTCGCGCAGGGCGAGGTGCTCTGCCTGATCGGTGCGTCCGGTTCCGGCAAGACCACCCTGCTGCGGTGCATCAACCAATTGGTTGGCATCGATAGCGGCGCGATCTGGGTGGACCGCCAACTGGCCGGTTATCGCATCAGCGGCCATCGGTTGCACCGGCTCCCGGAACGCGACATCGCCCGTCAGCGTCTGTCGACCGGCATGGTGTTCCAGCGCTTCAATCTGTTTCCGCACATGACCGCGCTGGAGAATGTGATGGAGGGACCGGTGCAGATCCTGCGACGGCCGCGCGCCGAGGTGGCGGCGGAGGCGGCGACGCTGCTCGACCGGGTCGGCCTGGCCGCGAAGCGCGATGCGTTTCCGGCGCAGTTGTCGGGCGGCCAGCAGCAGCGCGTGGCGATCGCCCGCGCCCTGGCGATGCAGCCGAAGGTCATGCTGTTCGACGAGCCCACCAGCGCGCTCGATCCCGAAATGGTCGGCGAGGTATTGGCGGTGATGCGCACGCTCGCGCGTTCCGGCATGACGATGATCATCGTCACCCACGAACTGGCGTTCGCGCGCGAAGTGGCGGACCGGGTGCTGTTCATGGATGCGGGCGCGATCGTCGAACAAGGACCCGCCGTCGAGGTGCTGAACACGCCGCGCGAGGCGCGTACGCGGGCGTTTTTGGCGGCGGTGCTCTGA